In Paenibacillus sonchi, a single genomic region encodes these proteins:
- a CDS encoding histidine kinase N-terminal 7TM domain-containing protein: protein MGSMISNYIVIVSISGVLNALLALFAYYKKTDFAGTRAFILSSLTSAIYTFGFALELSGSTMPEISFWIKVEYLGMPFIAPSSLLMIMYFVGLERLIRKGLITALYAIPFISVLLVWTNDYHHLFYQSMYFREGAPTPLIDVVMGPWYIVQGSLTFGCMLAGMCLILWQWNRMKRVYRRQLFTIFIGQFLPALGAFLYLMDVTPYGMDPVPVIMSITSTLYIWAILSRGMLTAAPIARENLFESMRDGVLVTDLSDTLVDYNRAAADMLQDLDASAIGKPLAQLFLPAGQDAVDYVMNSDPLISEERELGWNMNGETRYYQIRSSPVQKYGGHQVGRMIMLIDVTERTLLQEKLLQLATVDSLTGIYNRMHFMELSRGLLNEAALSLAPVSIILLDIDFFKSINDRYGHHYGDMALQHIVTVCSSHLREGDIFGRYGGEEFVLCLPETSLKQAALLSESIRKDIERSSISAISGPIHVTASFGVVEARGKNLSLEDLLSEADHALYTSKRNGRNAVHVSSGSSITPFTPV, encoded by the coding sequence ATGGGGTCCATGATTTCGAATTATATAGTTATTGTTTCAATCTCCGGTGTGCTGAACGCTTTGCTGGCGCTTTTTGCCTACTATAAAAAAACCGATTTTGCTGGAACACGGGCCTTTATCCTCAGTTCCCTCACATCAGCCATCTATACCTTCGGCTTCGCCTTGGAGCTGTCGGGCAGCACGATGCCGGAAATCAGCTTCTGGATTAAGGTCGAGTATCTTGGGATGCCTTTTATTGCCCCCTCAAGCCTGCTGATGATTATGTATTTTGTAGGGCTAGAGCGGCTGATCCGAAAAGGGCTGATCACCGCGCTGTATGCCATTCCCTTCATCTCCGTGCTGCTTGTATGGACTAACGATTATCATCATTTGTTCTATCAGTCGATGTATTTCCGGGAAGGAGCGCCGACACCGCTGATCGATGTGGTTATGGGTCCCTGGTATATTGTCCAGGGCAGTCTGACCTTCGGCTGCATGCTTGCCGGCATGTGCCTGATTCTCTGGCAGTGGAACCGGATGAAGCGTGTCTACCGCAGGCAGCTGTTCACCATCTTTATCGGGCAGTTTCTCCCGGCTTTGGGCGCCTTCCTCTATTTAATGGATGTAACTCCCTATGGGATGGACCCCGTTCCGGTGATTATGAGTATAACTTCGACCCTCTATATATGGGCTATCCTGTCCAGAGGCATGCTTACCGCCGCTCCAATCGCCCGGGAGAATCTCTTCGAGAGCATGCGCGACGGTGTGCTGGTTACGGACCTCTCCGATACGCTGGTCGATTACAACCGGGCTGCCGCGGACATGCTGCAGGATCTGGATGCTTCGGCTATCGGCAAGCCTCTGGCCCAGCTCTTTCTTCCGGCAGGCCAGGATGCAGTCGATTATGTGATGAATTCCGATCCGCTGATCAGCGAAGAACGCGAGCTGGGCTGGAATATGAACGGCGAGACCCGGTATTACCAGATTAGATCCTCTCCAGTGCAGAAGTATGGCGGGCATCAGGTGGGACGGATGATCATGCTGATCGATGTCACGGAGCGGACGCTGCTTCAGGAAAAGCTGCTCCAGCTCGCCACCGTCGACAGCCTCACCGGCATCTACAACCGGATGCATTTCATGGAGCTGAGCCGGGGATTGCTGAATGAGGCAGCCCTCAGCCTGGCGCCGGTCTCGATTATTTTGCTGGATATTGACTTCTTCAAAAGCATCAATGACCGTTACGGCCACCACTATGGGGATATGGCGCTGCAGCATATTGTAACTGTCTGCAGCAGCCATTTGCGCGAGGGTGATATTTTCGGGCGTTACGGAGGCGAGGAATTCGTTCTCTGTCTGCCGGAAACATCCTTGAAGCAGGCTGCCCTGTTATCTGAATCGATCCGTAAAGACATTGAGCGCAGCTCTATATCTGCCATTTCGGGACCCATCCATGTCACTGCAAGCTTCGGCGTCGTGGAGGCCCGGGGCAAGAATCTTTCTCTGGAAGATCTGCTCTCCGAAGCAGACCATGCTCTGTATACTTCCAAACGCAATGGGCGTAATGCCGTTCATGTATCAAGCGGCTCCTCCATCACGCCCTTCACACCGGTGTGA
- a CDS encoding MBL fold metallo-hydrolase — protein sequence MEHQFQQLSPHILIMHAEHDTDRPVLAAITGERRTLLMDAGNSPGHAGLFRQELAKRGIKPPELLVLTHWHWDHSFGLSAWQAPVIAHEGTAAALAGLDGRSWSDEDLAELVLTGVLSEESAQHIRLEYGDAREITVMKPDIVFSGNMAIDLGGVTCELSHVGGDHSADSCFLYIREDNVLFLGDALGPSVYGGPRRYSSTSFLKLLGLAYGYNAQWYVESHGLPMSLAEFRADLAPWERLARIVDVFGHNRERVVQELKDYLALEELPAGLLQGVEYFMAGSK from the coding sequence ATGGAACATCAATTTCAGCAACTGAGTCCGCACATCCTGATCATGCACGCGGAGCATGATACGGACCGGCCTGTGCTGGCGGCTATCACCGGGGAACGCCGGACACTGCTGATGGATGCGGGGAATTCGCCCGGGCATGCTGGGCTATTCCGCCAGGAACTCGCCAAGCGCGGCATCAAGCCGCCGGAGCTGCTGGTGTTGACGCATTGGCATTGGGATCACTCTTTTGGGCTGTCCGCCTGGCAGGCGCCGGTTATTGCCCATGAAGGAACGGCAGCAGCGCTTGCCGGACTTGACGGACGAAGCTGGTCGGATGAGGATCTTGCTGAGCTTGTTCTCACCGGGGTCCTGAGCGAAGAGAGTGCACAGCATATACGGCTGGAGTACGGGGACGCCAGAGAGATAACGGTAATGAAGCCGGACATCGTATTTTCGGGCAATATGGCTATTGATCTGGGCGGCGTTACCTGTGAATTGAGCCATGTTGGCGGGGACCATTCAGCAGATTCATGTTTTCTTTACATAAGGGAGGATAATGTGCTTTTTCTGGGTGATGCCCTGGGGCCCTCTGTATATGGCGGTCCGCGCCGGTACAGCAGTACAAGCTTTTTGAAGCTGCTGGGGCTTGCCTATGGCTATAACGCGCAGTGGTATGTGGAATCGCATGGATTACCGATGAGCCTGGCGGAATTCCGTGCCGATCTGGCACCGTGGGAGCGGCTGGCCCGGATTGTGGATGTATTCGGCCACAACCGCGAACGTGTGGTGCAGGAGCTGAAGGATTATCTGGCGCTTGAGGAGCTGCCCGCCGGTTTGCTGCAGGGTGTGGAGTATTTTATGGCCGGAAGCAAATGA
- a CDS encoding DUF72 domain-containing protein: MIKIGLTGFGDHEELYGKIKPAERLPVYSAHFPIVEIDSSFYAVQPVRNYAKWAEQTPEGFQFIVKAYQGMTGHLRSKKNYFDTPEEMYQAFHASIEPVRSAGKLAMVLFQFPPWFDCTKDNVEFLREAKERMQDVPSAVEFRNESWYSPEMRGKTLHFLEQEGWIHTVADEPQAGSGSIPIVPVSTGTDATYVRLHGRNISGWNQSSHPDWRKLRYLYRYSTEELTEWRDRLLELEKTCRALYVVFNNNSGGDATDNAKELQSLLGIDGGLAPRQLDFF, from the coding sequence ATGATCAAAATCGGGTTGACCGGCTTTGGAGACCACGAGGAGCTTTACGGCAAAATCAAACCTGCCGAACGCCTGCCTGTCTACAGCGCTCATTTTCCCATTGTAGAGATCGACAGTTCTTTTTATGCGGTACAGCCGGTCAGGAATTACGCCAAATGGGCGGAACAGACCCCTGAAGGCTTTCAGTTCATCGTCAAGGCGTATCAGGGCATGACCGGACATCTGCGCAGCAAAAAGAATTACTTCGACACACCGGAAGAGATGTATCAGGCCTTCCATGCCTCTATCGAACCTGTACGCTCAGCGGGAAAGCTGGCGATGGTGCTTTTTCAATTCCCGCCCTGGTTTGACTGCACCAAGGACAATGTGGAGTTTCTGCGCGAGGCCAAAGAAAGGATGCAGGATGTTCCTTCCGCGGTAGAATTCCGCAATGAATCCTGGTACAGCCCGGAAATGCGCGGCAAAACGCTGCATTTTCTGGAGCAGGAGGGCTGGATTCACACGGTGGCGGATGAGCCGCAGGCCGGTTCCGGATCGATCCCCATCGTTCCTGTATCCACCGGCACTGATGCAACTTATGTCCGGCTGCACGGACGCAACATCAGCGGCTGGAACCAGAGCAGCCACCCGGATTGGCGCAAGCTGCGCTACCTGTACCGCTACAGTACCGAAGAGCTGACGGAATGGCGGGACCGGCTGCTGGAACTTGAAAAAACATGCCGCGCGCTGTATGTTGTGTTTAATAATAATTCTGGCGGAGACGCCACTGATAATGCGAAAGAGCTGCAGTCACTGCTCGGAATTGATGGCGGACTCGCTCCGCGGCAGCTGGATTTCTTCTGA